The following are from one region of the Mustela lutreola isolate mMusLut2 chromosome 7, mMusLut2.pri, whole genome shotgun sequence genome:
- the DEGS2 gene encoding sphingolipid delta(4)-desaturase/C4-monooxygenase DES2 isoform X2: protein MRPDPRLKWTVLGLVLVQLLACRLVRGLAWRWLFFWAYAFGGCVNHSLTLAIHDLSHNAAFGSGRAAHNRWLAVFANLPVGVPYAASFKKYHVDHHRYLGGDGLDVDVPTRLEGWLFCTPARKLLWLALQPFFYSLRPLCVHPKAVTRMEVLNALVQLAADAALFALWGLKPVVYLLASSLLGLGLHPISGHFVAEHYMFLKGHETYSYYGPLNCITFNVGYHVEHHDFPSIPGCNLPLVRKIAPEYYDHLPQHHSWVKVLWDFVFEDSLGPYARVKRVCKLAEDRL, encoded by the exons ATGCGGCCGGACCCCCGCCTCAAGTGGACGGTGCTGGGGCTGGTGCTGGTGCAGCTGCTGGCCTGCCGCCTGGTGCGGGGCCTGGCGTGGCGCTGGCTGTTCTTCTGGGCCTACGCCTTCGGTGGCTGCGTGAACCACTCGCTGACGCTGGCCATCCACGACCTGTCGCACAACgcggccttcggctcgggccGCGCAGCGCACAACCGCTGGCTCGCCGTCTTCGCCAACCTGCCCGTGGGCGTGCCCTACGCCGCGTCCTTCAAGAAGTACCACGTGGACCACCACCGCTACCTGGGCGGCGACGGGCTGGATGTGGACGTGCCCACGCGCCTGGAGGGCTGGCTCTTCTGCACGCCGGCCCGCAAGCTGCTGTGGCTGGCGCTGCAGCCCTTCTTCTACTCGCTGCGGCCGCTGTGCGTGCACCCCAAGGCCGTGACCCGCATGGAGGTGCTCAACGCCCTGGTGCAGCTGGCCGCCGACGCCGCCCTCTTCGCCCTGTGGGGGCTCAAGCCCGTGGTCTACCTGCTGGCCAGCTCCCTGCTGGGGCTCGGCCTGCACCCCATCTCCGGCCACTTCGTGGCCGAGCACTACATGTTCCTCAAGGGCCACGAGACCTACTCCTACTACGGGCCGCTCAACTGCATCACCTTCAATGTGGGCTACCACGTGGAGCACCACGACTTCCCCAGCATCCCGGGCTGCAACCTGCCCCTG GTGCGGAAGATCGCCCCCGAGTACTACGACCACCTGCCGCAGCACCACTCGTGGGTGAAGGTGCTCTGGGATTTTGTGTTCGAGGACTCCCTGGGGCCCTACGCCCGGGTGAAGCGGGTGTGCAAGCTGGCTGAGGACCGTCTGTGA
- the DEGS2 gene encoding sphingolipid delta(4)-desaturase/C4-monooxygenase DES2 isoform X1 has product MGNRAGRTDFEWVYTDQPHTQRRKEMLAKYPAIKALMRPDPRLKWTVLGLVLVQLLACRLVRGLAWRWLFFWAYAFGGCVNHSLTLAIHDLSHNAAFGSGRAAHNRWLAVFANLPVGVPYAASFKKYHVDHHRYLGGDGLDVDVPTRLEGWLFCTPARKLLWLALQPFFYSLRPLCVHPKAVTRMEVLNALVQLAADAALFALWGLKPVVYLLASSLLGLGLHPISGHFVAEHYMFLKGHETYSYYGPLNCITFNVGYHVEHHDFPSIPGCNLPLVRKIAPEYYDHLPQHHSWVKVLWDFVFEDSLGPYARVKRVCKLAEDRL; this is encoded by the exons CCAAGTACCCGGCCATCAAGGCCCTGATGCGGCCGGACCCCCGCCTCAAGTGGACGGTGCTGGGGCTGGTGCTGGTGCAGCTGCTGGCCTGCCGCCTGGTGCGGGGCCTGGCGTGGCGCTGGCTGTTCTTCTGGGCCTACGCCTTCGGTGGCTGCGTGAACCACTCGCTGACGCTGGCCATCCACGACCTGTCGCACAACgcggccttcggctcgggccGCGCAGCGCACAACCGCTGGCTCGCCGTCTTCGCCAACCTGCCCGTGGGCGTGCCCTACGCCGCGTCCTTCAAGAAGTACCACGTGGACCACCACCGCTACCTGGGCGGCGACGGGCTGGATGTGGACGTGCCCACGCGCCTGGAGGGCTGGCTCTTCTGCACGCCGGCCCGCAAGCTGCTGTGGCTGGCGCTGCAGCCCTTCTTCTACTCGCTGCGGCCGCTGTGCGTGCACCCCAAGGCCGTGACCCGCATGGAGGTGCTCAACGCCCTGGTGCAGCTGGCCGCCGACGCCGCCCTCTTCGCCCTGTGGGGGCTCAAGCCCGTGGTCTACCTGCTGGCCAGCTCCCTGCTGGGGCTCGGCCTGCACCCCATCTCCGGCCACTTCGTGGCCGAGCACTACATGTTCCTCAAGGGCCACGAGACCTACTCCTACTACGGGCCGCTCAACTGCATCACCTTCAATGTGGGCTACCACGTGGAGCACCACGACTTCCCCAGCATCCCGGGCTGCAACCTGCCCCTG GTGCGGAAGATCGCCCCCGAGTACTACGACCACCTGCCGCAGCACCACTCGTGGGTGAAGGTGCTCTGGGATTTTGTGTTCGAGGACTCCCTGGGGCCCTACGCCCGGGTGAAGCGGGTGTGCAAGCTGGCTGAGGACCGTCTGTGA